A region of the Acinetobacter defluvii genome:
TGTTTCACTCGCCAATTCTCACCATCATAATAATGATCGAGTAATTCAGCTGACATTAAAGTCAAGTATTGCCCTTTTGTTCCATCGCTTGGCTGGAACCACACTCGAGTCAATTCGTATAACGATTCATGTAACTGATAACGAGATGAACCAATCAATATATTAATCTTACAAACATCATTGTTTTGAGATTCATGCAATAAACGACCACGGATACACGCTTCACTTACGGCATCATTAAGCCAATCAATGACACTAGCATCATCAATAAAATATGGTTCTAATTTATCGTTGGCCAGTGTACGAAAACGGCTGATCAGGTCATTTAGCTGCATTACACAACCCCGTATTGATGAATCATTTGAGTAACTGACTCTTTTAATTCATCAAGATTTTTTTGTGGGCTAAGTTTCTGCTCATACTTTTCTAAAGCATATTGAACCAAGCCAGCCTTTGTCATTTTTCCAATCGTTTCAATTTCATCAAGAATTTTATTTTCTTTATCAATTTCTTCTTGCTGTTTTTCTTTAGAGCGATTGAGAATACTTGACGTATCATCATCTAAGCCTTGCTCAGTAGATTCACCAGAAATGGATTCAGGCTCACCCTCATAACGAGTAAACTCAGGATGTTTTAAAAACTTGGTTGCCAAATCACTTGGAATTGATCGCACTTGACCTTGTTCAAAGGTTAAAGCTGATTCGTATAAGTGGTCGGTATATAGAGATTTATTCCCAATATACTGAATTGATACACCAGCAGATTTTTGAACAACATTGGTTGGGGTTATTGTCGCTGTATTAATTGCGACATTCTTTTGATGCTCAACCTTTTGGCGTAGATTCACAACTTCCGCACTCAATGCCAAGTAATCTTCAGGATCAGGCAAGTGCTTAACCAAATGCACCGTTGTACGGAATAAATAATCCTTTGCCTTTTGTTCATCTGGTAATTCTTCATAAGGTAAAAAACATGGATGTTCTTTTTTCTCCATATCTTTTACTTCACCATACTTCCAGCCCTCAGCTTCTTTGACCTTATACCAAGACTCATGAGACTGTTCAGGTGTGGCATCAGGATTTGCCAAATGCATTTCAACGCCAGCAATCAAACTTTGTTTATGTGATTCTGGTGTGTCATCCCAAGTAGGTTGACTATCATCACCCATTGATTGGCAATATGCAGCATTAATTGCATGACACATCATCGCTATTGCAATCGTTTTCATCTTATCACCGTAATAAGTTAAAAAATAAAAAGAATGGTGTAGGTCTGTCTAAAACCTACACCATCAAAACATTAACGAGGACCCGTCAATTCACCACTGACAATAACCTTAATGTCGCTTGCCTTAGCATTCGCCGCTACACCAGTGGTTAAAATCAATCGTGCAGGTTTAGGTAAAGTTACCAATTTACCCGTATTTGCACGCAATCGACCTGCCGTTGCAAGATCGCCACCACTGATAAAATATGCCGCATCTTGTGGTACTTCTGTACTATCACCATCAAGATACTTAAAACCAAGTGACCCTGTAACGGTGGCTGTCATACCTGTTTTAATCAGGACTTGAGCATCATCTAGGCGCATACCTTGCGGTAATTCACCCAAATCAATCACATCACCACTTGCTACAGCAGTCGTTGTATCTGAGTCAATCACCGCACCTGTTGCATTGGTTGCTAACGGAAATAGCAATGTTGTTAAATTACCAAATGGACTAAATCCACCAAACTGACCATAACCACTAGGCTTCTTCTTAATTGTCGCCATTTTAAAAATCTCCAAGGATTAGAATAAGATGAGGTATGCCCATAACTGGACATACCCAAAACAATTACTGATTAGCACCAATGATTGGCACAGCGGTATCGACAACAGTTACACCATAGTCGGTAAATTCTGTACGTTCACCAGTATCAACAGCGAAACGGATTTTTGATGTACCACGAATGGCACCGATCAATAATTCCCATTTATCACCATGATCAAGGTCTTTTTCAGACCAGAAGAAAGGTACGCCAGACTTATCACTTGCAGCCATTGCTTCCGCAATTGCTTGTCCACCCAAAATAATTGAACGGTCAACAGCGAAATTGCTACCAAAACTTGATGGTACGATTAAATCTGATTCAGCTTCACTGTCATACGAAGCACAATATTTAATTGTGTCACCTGCATAGAAACGAATTGGACGTGGCATTTTTCGGATAATAAATCCGTTCCATAAACCTACATCACCTAAGAAAAGCGGATGTTGTTTTGCCTGACTTGCTCGTGCAAATGCAGATGATTGGAAAGAACGGAAACCTGGTTGAGCAGCAAATTTATTGTACTGTGCTGGCGATACAAGCCATACACGTAATGGTGAATCTTCCGCAGCAACATCACCTTCAAACTTACAAATAGGTGGTGGTAAAGCAATTTGATCCAGAACAGTTTTCATTGAATCAACTGAATCCATTGTAAATAGATCAGTTGTTGCAATATCAAAATCACCTGCATTGCTTTTAACGCCCTGCACACCAGAACCATCAACAACATAGTGACGGTTTTTAGTTGGTGCTTTAACACGGTTCACCATGATTTCATTGAAGTTTTTATGATTATCTTTAGGAATAACCCATTCAATGTTGTTATGAGAACCACGTGCACCAGCCATATGCACCAGTAATGACTGATCACAATAGCGATCCATCAAGTTCTGAGCGACTGGACGACCAAGTTTGCGTAAATCAGCTGGGCTACGAATCTGTGACATCACGTTACCCAAATCAACAGGGAAACGAGCTTGGTTCACACGTAGGCGATCTTCATTCAAAGACATCCCCACACCACGACCTTCAGCATACGCACTACCCATAATTGGATATGCACCGACTGGATTTAGTAAGTGGAATGTCACTTCATCACCACGCCCTTTTCCTAAGTCCTGAACACGAACAATAGGCATATGGGATGTGGTTTGTTTACGGAGAGTCGCTTCCGCACCTGCTTCGCCCTTAGGCATTTTCCCAGCCAATAGGTTTAAGGTGCTGTTACGATTCATGTGTGTAGCGAACAGACCTACCGCTTGGGTAACTAAATTGGTCTTATCGCCATAACTTGCGTTAGTTTTAGTAGTCATGTTTCAAATACTCTCATCACGTATGTTTAAACACGTCTATTGAGAAATTGCTCCACTTGGTCGGGTGTCCATCCTTGCATTTCCTCTGCAAGTTGCGCTGGCGACATTGCTGCCAAACGCTCATCACGAGAAACACCAGCAGGACTACCAGCAGGCAAATCACTCAGACTGTTCGGTGGTGGTGTTTGAGCCTGACTCACAGCTTTTTGCGCTACTGCCTTTACTGCATCATTGGCAGGTTGAGCAGCTTGTTGACCTGATTGGGTATTCGACTTATACAATCCTAGAAGTTCTACCACCTGAGCAGCTGAACCTTTATCCAAAACTGTTTCATACGCATCTTTCAGAAAACTTGGTTGTACATTCTTCCAATCATTAAATTCTTTCGATTCAACAATAGATTCTGCATCTGGGTGTGCTGTAAAGATTTCGTTAAAATGGGCTTGCTCTACACTGACCTGCTGTTGTTGCTGAATTGGAGCTAAAGCAGTTTGTAATTGCTGTTGCACCAAAGTTGAAACCTGTGAATTAACAAGTTTCTGAATACCAGCAGCCAAATCTTTCTCGCTAAAATCCCCAAAGATTGCAGGGTCTACACCCTGATCAATCGCTTGTTGTGCGATATTTGCTTGGTTGTCCTGTGTAGTTGGAGCCTGTCCGTTATCTTTACGTTCCTGTGCATCAGCTTGAAGTTGTGCCAACTGTTGTTGAGCTTCATCAAACTTTTGCTTCCATTCCTTTTCACCGTTACGTGCTTCCACTAACTTGTCATAGGGAATGGTGTGTTTTCCGTCTTTAGCTAAGATCACAGCATTTTCAGCATTTAACTGGCTTTCATCGACCTGTTGTTGCTGTTGTGCTTGTTGTGTATCAGCTGGTTGTTGCGTACCGTCTTGACCTTCAACTTTTGGGGTATTTTCTTCTGTAACTTGGGTAGTTGCTGGCTGACTACCATTTTCCGCATTTGCGGTATCGCCATTTAACGCTTGCTCTAAAAGCTGCGCTGCAAGTTCAGGTGATGCTTTACCACCGTTAGCTTCAATCAACTCATTTTGTTGCTCTGTAATATCCATGTCTGTCCTATCACTTATCGCTGTGACCGCAAAGGCGAATGGCTAGAGTTATCTAGCGTTTAGCTGTTGATTGCTCAACATGAGACAAGTGTCTAGGATTTATATATGATGTCGTTAGCCTTACAGGGGGTAGGATTAATGGCAGAATATTGTGCTCAATGTTCCAAACAATATGGAATGAGTAATGGGTTTATCAATGAATGTAAACCTAACTATCTAGCAAATGTTATTTGTGAAGGTTGTGGTGTAATTCAGGTCAATAATAAAGGTGAATGTGTGAGCCATGATTGCGAAAATGGAAATCATGCTGTTGAATGGAAAATCAAGAAATAAAAAACCAGCATATTAATGCTGGTTTAAAGGTATCGAATTCGATAGGTTTAAATCAACTCATCTAATAATGAAGTCATTTTGGCTTCAGCTTTTTTGCGTAAATCATTATTGATATTTGGTAAACTCAATAATTGAGTAAGCAAGTATGCATTTTCACGATTATTTAAAAGTTTAGTTCGATGAATGCATTCACCAACATTACCACTGGCACATGCTTGGTTATCATTTGTAGGATCGGTGGATTTAACAGCATCACTATATTTAATTTCTAATTCAGGAAATTCAGAAACTATAGGGCTGTCTTGCAACTTCCCAGCATCCACACCTTGGCTTGCAAAATGTTCTTGGATTTTAATTTGATGGTTTAATTTTTCTTTCAATAAATAACCCTCAAGCATCCATACTTTGTTGCGAGCATTTTCACGAGCAACCTTTTTGCCAATTTCAGGATCAAAGTTTTCAGGACTTGCGCACGCTGATTCACCTGTGACTGTAAATCCATTTTTAAGAACTAATACGCAAAATGTTAGTGTACCAAGTACACTATGAAACCCCATAGCATCATAACCATTACAATTGTTCCCAACGCCTTGCGCTGCTGTAAAGTAATATTCGTCAACGATAGTGGCATCAATATCAGCAGGAGTTAAACGTGGCGCATTTAAGTTTTTAGATTGAATTTCTTGCTCAATTTGTTGTTCTACTGTCTTGGGTTCTTCCTGAACCAAAATCACGACTGCACCATTAGGAATACGATCTGTCTTATGGCTATAAGTTTCATTATTTGTCACTCGATAATCAAGTAATGGATTTTCGACAACCAAGTAATCACCTGAAATATGCCACGCACTAACGCCAATCATTCGTGCAACCTGTTCAGCATTACCAGTAGTGTCAGTGGTTGGATCAAGTTGTAAAGTAATTTGAGCAGTCATAATAAATTCCAATAAAAAAGACAGTCGATTTGACTGCCTTAGTATCTGTGAACAATGAGAATTACTCTTGCCTTACAGGGGGCATGTTGTCATTGGTTCGTGGAGTCTCAATCCCTTGCATTCCAGTGGAACCTTGCTGTGGTACTGGTGGGTTCATTGGACTTGTATTCTGTTGCACCTCTGCCAGCCCCTCACTTCCTAACTGTGCCCCTTCACCTTCTAAATATGGTGAGCGTACATCACGTGCTGCAGTCTGATCTGCGGTTGGAAAATTAGGATCATCACCACCAGGATTAGGACGCTGATAACCTGCACCTTTCATAATCTCGTCAGCAATAGGTGCAATCTGTGGCATCATTGCTACCTGTGAACCTCCTTGCATTGCTGAATATGCAGCTTGTACACCAATTTGTACTGAACGTGCATCAATTTCCTTAATTTCACTTACTGCTTTACGTTCTTTAAGTTCAAGTTCACGACGTTTTAGATCAATACCAGCATCGGCAAGTGCTCTATCAACCGCTTCTTTGATTTGTTGTTCAACTTGTTCTGGTGTCGGTGCCTGCGTAGCTTGGCGAATAGATTCAATAATATCTTTCTTGAACGGAATGTCAGTCAATGCCATCACGTAAGGCAATACTGCAACTTGAACCTCTTGAGGTAAGGATTTAACAATCTCAGACAAGGCATTAAGCTGTTGTTCTCGGAATGTGCTGGTACTTGGAACATCATCAAGTACAACTTTCAAGCGTGTACGTTGAACATCATTACTCACATAAGGATAACCATGTTCATCAACCTCAGGTTTATTGATAACAACTGTACGATCTTCACGCACCGCATCACCTTCAATAATGATGGTCTGTTGCTGATTTCCCATATCCTCAACGATCATTGATAATAGCATTTCTCCCATAAGGGTACGTCCCTCACGGAAATTATCCATCATCTTCATTAAGGTCTGGTTTGACTGCTCGATCTGTAACTGCTCTTGCTTGCCAGAAGTCGCATTACCCTTTTTACCTTGGAACCCCGAAGTAATGTTGCTGACTTGCTCAATGGCAGCACGATTATCACTGATCAGTTGGAAATGTTGCTGTGATAACTCATAGTCACGTTTAACATCGAATCTTGCACCAGATCTAGCCATGTGTGCTGCATCTAATACAATATCAGCATCAGGACGTGCAACTTGACGACGTAATTGTTCGTCTGTCATAGCCACTGCACCTTTGGTACGTTCAACACGTGTAACACTCATACCCCAACGTAGTTTTGAGATACCAGAGTTAATGCTGTCTTGACTATACTTCATGCCACGAACAAAACCATACGGTATGCCAGTATTATCTTCACGGAACCCAAAAAACGGTACATAAGGAAAATAATGGTGTGAATATGGTGAAGGACTGTCATGTAAAAGGTGTGGTCCAAGCCAATATGAGCGACGTAACTTTGATATGGTGGCCTGCTCTACACGTGCAACACCTTGATAGATTGCCAAATCATGAGCCATGTTATTGATGTCATACTCAACGATACGACCATCACTGAACTTTAAAACTGGTACACGCACCCAACGACGGTACCAAACCTCAGTAACGTTTATCTCTTTTGAGGTTGGGTTATACCAATAGTTTTCACTTATTGTCCATGAACGTGCATCAAGCCAAGCATTTTGTAAGCCTGTGCTTGCTCCACCATCCAATACATCAGGTTGTTGCCACCATGAACCACCATATCGACCAACTGTTTGGATTAGCTCCTTATGTTCAGGGAAAGCACTCATCAATCGTTTAGGATGAACCCAGCGTGTACGACGTAACCAGCGTGCATCAGATAAGTCTGGTTCAGTAGACTTCATATCCCAATGAATTTCATTACGATGAACTACAACACAACGATAAGGATATTTAAATGGATCTTGCTCACGTTTTACTTCAACCCATCCTAAACCACATGAAATTTGAGGACGGAAAGCATCACTACATGCCTTATCAGCTTTAGATAATCGTTCAGCTTGATTTAATTTATAGTTCAAGGCATCAGCAACATCATCACCACCAGTTTCACCATTGGCTTTTACACGCCAATCAGTACGAGTCTGTAGCTCATAACCCATAATCGACAATAAAGCTGGACTAATTCTGTCCTCTACTGCTGGTGGAATACCAATCTGTTGCATACGATTAAGCAAATCTGTATCTAATTGATTGCCATCTGCATAATCCATCTCTTTATCTGCGATGTGACGCCAATGAGGTTGTTCCTCTATTTCGTGCATGATCTCCGTCAATTCTTCCAGACTGAGCGTATCATCATCGCTAATCTGCTCACTTGTAGCTGTATCTTCTTGAGTAAACATAGCTTTTCCTTATAAACGCCAATCTGTCGGAGGTGCTTCGACATAACCATGTGGATTTTGATGTGTTGTACCTTGATTCATACCATTAAGACTAGCCGTATAGACGTAATCACCAAGCAAACCTGATTCTTTAGCTTGAGCATGTTGCCTTAATGCATCAGCACCTTCACTACAGCCATTTGCTTTATTTGGCGCATCAATAAAACGTTTCTCACTTTGAGAAAACTTCTTCTGATAACCTTCAATTCTTTCAATACCTAACTTGCAGCGTTTTTCATCAAACCAATAATTTTTCATACATTTGCGTGTTAATTGAATGCCTGTGTTTAACAGGGTAATGCGAGGAACAATCACAAATTCATGACCAGGTAACAAATCCTGTAATTGTTCTAATGTGGATTTATTAAAATCACCTAAGCGTTGATGTGCTGCATCATGAGGTAAATAATGCGTACCAAATACATAACCATGACTGGTAAGTTCAGCTACATAATGTTGAAGATTTTCACCATGTGCTTCATAACAATTAATAAAACGATCTTGTTGGTTAATCATTTGGTGATACCAAATAAAACAACCGTCACTATTTCCAATGTCCCAAAATGTATTTACGGGTAAATCAAGAACTTCAACCTGGCATATACCACCACGCTTTCGTAGCGCAAGCATATCCTTTGCATAATAATTGCCGTCTTTGGCGACCTGAAAAGCTTCATCTGGGAATGATGGATATTCTTGCCACATCTTTGACTGATCACCTTTAAGATCATTATCACGAGTTATGACACACCAAGCACGTTGATCTGGATCAATGTAACAATCCAACCCCATAAATTGCTTAACTTTTTCTTGTATCTCATCAAAATATTCATGATCTTCAGGTGAAATTCTAATGGTTGAAGAATCAATTCTGTATTTAGGTTCCTGCCACCAAGCATAGAAGTGAAATCTATAATCCTTGAGACCTAATTTTTTACGTGCAGCATAATTCGACTGTGCTGTTTGCACCATTGGATAGAATGAACCACTACGACCTTCAGCAGTAGATTCAATAACAAGTACACCATTGGTCGGCACAGTAGGTATGGAACCTGTGATTACTTCATCATCTTTGGCTGGATCAGTAGCACAGATTTTACCAAACTCAGAAATATGTAATCTGTGAATAGTACCTGAACGAAATGAAGTGGCTACACGAATGGTTGAACCATTGTGCTCAAACTCCATCTCTGATTTATTGCATGTTTTAAGTGGGAAACGTTCACGTATCTCAGGCGGTAAATTATCGTACGCAAATTTAATCTTATCTTTAAATATATTATAAACGGTTGGTAAATCTTGAGCGATAATACCGCAGTTTTGGTTAGCATTAAAAAGCGCATGATCAAGCCATAGAACACAAATCAGCGTAGTAAAACCCAACTGACGCGCTTTTAAAATAATATTGCGGTACCACAACCGATTTAAGAATTTCTTCTGTGCATCATTAGGCTGGAACGGTAATTCAAATGTTGGGGCTTCTTCCACTTGCCCGAACTCATTTACAAAGTCATCACCTTTAATTTTGATCTTATATAAACAGCCACTAAAAATACGCCAAACAGGGTCTGCCAAGCAGCGTTCAAGCTCCTCGGCATTGGTCGGTAGTGGCTGTAAGTTAGTGTTATAAATCAATTTTTACTCCATTTTGCACAATATTGGTGCATTTTTGAAGCGTGTACGTGAATGAAAATGTTTTGGTGTGGGTGATTAGTCGTTCCATTCACGTAGATGCTCCATATTCAGGATCATCCGCAATTGGTTTAAACGCAGAACTATTTCCCGTGCTCACTCGTTCAAGTAATGCGGTCAGTGCATCAACAGGTTTATTGTTCTCATCATCAAGTCCGAATGCTTGGCGTTCTAAAGCAATCAATGTTTTGAGTGTGTCGCTTAAATCTTTCATCGACTTCACACGACCAGGCATTGAGATAATCTTCATGTAAAGATCATTTACTTTGTCATTGCCTTTATCATCTGGTGACCACATAAGCTCACCCAACATTTCCAGCAATTTGACATTCTCTTGACCGACCATCATTTCAAGCTCATCGAAAAGACTCATAGCAATCTTGCGTGAACGTTGTATATCTTTACGTTGATTCAATCGAACATAGGTCAATTGAGTTGCTGCATCTTCGATAATTTCTTGGTCACGTTTAATGGTTACAGGTGTAACCTGCTCCGTAACCATTGCTTGCGTAACCATTGCATCAGACTTGGCTTTAATCTTTTCTGCTAAGTTCCTTGGTACACCAAGTTTATTGAAGTGTTTGATAATTGCAGCATGAGAAACTTTTTGCCCTGTTTCTTCTTCATAGGCAGCAGCTAATTGACGTGGACTGAGAATCCCAGCTCTCCATCCACGTTCAACTCTTTCGTAGTCGATTTTCTGTCTTTTTTCAGTCATAACCACCAAACCTCATATTGGTTTAATGATCATGTATATAGATGGGGAGGTCTAACCTTAGAGGGGGTTACTAAGTTATAATATTTTTAAAATTTAGCTACTTTCTAATGACTATGAAAAATCAGATTACTTTTGAAGATGCATCCAATGCTATTAATAATTGGGCAAAAGAAGAACTCCTTAATTTAGGAGTTAAAACTAAACCAGAAATATCATACTTCATACAACTGCAAAATTTTCTTAGTAAATCGATAAGACAACAACCAAGAAAAGTTTCGATTTCTGCATCATTCATTGTCCCAGATAAGCATAAATTAGACTTTTACAAATTATCTAAAGAAATTTCAAAAGGTGGAGATTTAAAAAAATATCTAAGTAGAAAAACTGAACAAGCAAATTATAAAGGCGTAAAATTCACAAAAAAAGTAACTCAGTGGCTTCAGAACACTTTTATCATTTAAATTCTTGTTCTCGTACATTAGAAAGAGATATCAATAATTACCTTTCAAATATAGTTAAAACCTACAATTGTAAAATTTACTCAGTAGAAATATTTGATTTAGAATCAAAAAATTTCAAAACTTTTAATAAGTATAAGGTTAAAGTTAAATATGAATTGAATTCAGTTTTTAATGAAGTTACCTCTTACTATGATCAGGAGAGCTTATAAAAGCTCCCCCTGCTTCCCAACATCCAATAAATCCCCTACTTGCTTCGATAATTTACGCACTTGACCTGAAACTTCACTTTGAAGTATTGCCATATGATGACCCATTTCAATATTTGCATATTGCATTGCTTCAGCAACCATAAGATTGCCGAGGTTGCGTGCTTCACGTGGTGTTAATGTCAAAATCTGATCATCACCAATTTCAATTTTAACGGTACCATCAGGTAAAACCATCTTGGACATAATACGAGATGGACGATGTTTAGGGGCTGGAATGAATACACCACGCTGTACACGGATAATCTGACCACTATCGACAAGATGGCTTAAACGATCATCAATGATCGATAACTTTAAACCTGTAAGCTGCGACAAAGTTTCACGTGTGACGATCTGCTCCTGATTATGCAAATCTTCAATTGCCTCAAGAATTGTTTCCGCATTCGATTTCATAATCACTTCCCCTTTAATCACACTTAAACTTCAACCACATCAATATTGTGAATCAACTTCATCAGCTTACGTTTGATGATGTAATCCGCAGTTTTATGACCTTTGGCATCTTCACAAATCAACTGATCATCCTTGGTCCAATACACAAAATCTGCGATGTAATCCGTACCACGCTCTTTTTTATTACAAATCACCTGTGCTGGTATCAAGTTGTATCGAACCTGAGTCTGTAAATCTTTGATCTCACCTGCACGTTGTAAGACCTTTAAATCATTTAAACGACGATATTCATGCTGTGAATCAGCAACTTTTTCACCATCAACGACAACTTTATGATTCCCATACTTTGGCTGTTTAGGCTTGTTGTCACGTTGATGGACCAGTCTTTTAATTTGAGATTGTGATAAATAATTTGTCATGCTCTACCTGCATTAGAATTTTTATTAATACCCTTCACCTGAGCCATCAATTCAGGTGGACAGGTGGTGATTCTTCTCTCATCTTCCTTAGGTGCTTTTAATGCTCCAACTGGATCAGTGAATGCTTGAACATCTCCCATCAATTTCGCATTTGAAACGATACGAACGTACATATCCTTAAATGCTTTTGACTGTGATTCAGCACGTGGATTTA
Encoded here:
- a CDS encoding terminase, producing MIYNTNLQPLPTNAEELERCLADPVWRIFSGCLYKIKIKGDDFVNEFGQVEEAPTFELPFQPNDAQKKFLNRLWYRNIILKARQLGFTTLICVLWLDHALFNANQNCGIIAQDLPTVYNIFKDKIKFAYDNLPPEIRERFPLKTCNKSEMEFEHNGSTIRVATSFRSGTIHRLHISEFGKICATDPAKDDEVITGSIPTVPTNGVLVIESTAEGRSGSFYPMVQTAQSNYAARKKLGLKDYRFHFYAWWQEPKYRIDSSTIRISPEDHEYFDEIQEKVKQFMGLDCYIDPDQRAWCVITRDNDLKGDQSKMWQEYPSFPDEAFQVAKDGNYYAKDMLALRKRGGICQVEVLDLPVNTFWDIGNSDGCFIWYHQMINQQDRFINCYEAHGENLQHYVAELTSHGYVFGTHYLPHDAAHQRLGDFNKSTLEQLQDLLPGHEFVIVPRITLLNTGIQLTRKCMKNYWFDEKRCKLGIERIEGYQKKFSQSEKRFIDAPNKANGCSEGADALRQHAQAKESGLLGDYVYTASLNGMNQGTTHQNPHGYVEAPPTDWRL
- a CDS encoding phage capsid family protein — its product is MTTKTNASYGDKTNLVTQAVGLFATHMNRNSTLNLLAGKMPKGEAGAEATLRKQTTSHMPIVRVQDLGKGRGDEVTFHLLNPVGAYPIMGSAYAEGRGVGMSLNEDRLRVNQARFPVDLGNVMSQIRSPADLRKLGRPVAQNLMDRYCDQSLLVHMAGARGSHNNIEWVIPKDNHKNFNEIMVNRVKAPTKNRHYVVDGSGVQGVKSNAGDFDIATTDLFTMDSVDSMKTVLDQIALPPPICKFEGDVAAEDSPLRVWLVSPAQYNKFAAQPGFRSFQSSAFARASQAKQHPLFLGDVGLWNGFIIRKMPRPIRFYAGDTIKYCASYDSEAESDLIVPSSFGSNFAVDRSIILGGQAIAEAMAASDKSGVPFFWSEKDLDHGDKWELLIGAIRGTSKIRFAVDTGERTEFTDYGVTVVDTAVPIIGANQ
- a CDS encoding DUF1064 domain-containing protein — protein: MTNYLSQSQIKRLVHQRDNKPKQPKYGNHKVVVDGEKVADSQHEYRRLNDLKVLQRAGEIKDLQTQVRYNLIPAQVICNKKERGTDYIADFVYWTKDDQLICEDAKGHKTADYIIKRKLMKLIHNIDVVEV
- a CDS encoding RyR domain-containing protein, producing MKTIAIAMMCHAINAAYCQSMGDDSQPTWDDTPESHKQSLIAGVEMHLANPDATPEQSHESWYKVKEAEGWKYGEVKDMEKKEHPCFLPYEELPDEQKAKDYLFRTTVHLVKHLPDPEDYLALSAEVVNLRQKVEHQKNVAINTATITPTNVVQKSAGVSIQYIGNKSLYTDHLYESALTFEQGQVRSIPSDLATKFLKHPEFTRYEGEPESISGESTEQGLDDDTSSILNRSKEKQQEEIDKENKILDEIETIGKMTKAGLVQYALEKYEQKLSPQKNLDELKESVTQMIHQYGVV
- a CDS encoding portal protein; its protein translation is MFTQEDTATSEQISDDDTLSLEELTEIMHEIEEQPHWRHIADKEMDYADGNQLDTDLLNRMQQIGIPPAVEDRISPALLSIMGYELQTRTDWRVKANGETGGDDVADALNYKLNQAERLSKADKACSDAFRPQISCGLGWVEVKREQDPFKYPYRCVVVHRNEIHWDMKSTEPDLSDARWLRRTRWVHPKRLMSAFPEHKELIQTVGRYGGSWWQQPDVLDGGASTGLQNAWLDARSWTISENYWYNPTSKEINVTEVWYRRWVRVPVLKFSDGRIVEYDINNMAHDLAIYQGVARVEQATISKLRRSYWLGPHLLHDSPSPYSHHYFPYVPFFGFREDNTGIPYGFVRGMKYSQDSINSGISKLRWGMSVTRVERTKGAVAMTDEQLRRQVARPDADIVLDAAHMARSGARFDVKRDYELSQQHFQLISDNRAAIEQVSNITSGFQGKKGNATSGKQEQLQIEQSNQTLMKMMDNFREGRTLMGEMLLSMIVEDMGNQQQTIIIEGDAVREDRTVVINKPEVDEHGYPYVSNDVQRTRLKVVLDDVPSTSTFREQQLNALSEIVKSLPQEVQVAVLPYVMALTDIPFKKDIIESIRQATQAPTPEQVEQQIKEAVDRALADAGIDLKRRELELKERKAVSEIKEIDARSVQIGVQAAYSAMQGGSQVAMMPQIAPIADEIMKGAGYQRPNPGGDDPNFPTADQTAARDVRSPYLEGEGAQLGSEGLAEVQQNTSPMNPPVPQQGSTGMQGIETPRTNDNMPPVRQE